The genomic region CGTAGCCTTCGAGACCGAGATCGCCGAACCAGACCGCGAAGGTGGCGCGCTGCGCTATCGCGGGGTCGACATCGAGGATCTGATCGGCCAGGTCTCGTTCGGCAACGTGTGGGCGCTGCTTGTCGACGGCCGGTTCGGGCCGGGCCTGCCGCCGGCGGAGCCGTTCCCGGTGCCGGTGCACTCCGGTGACATCCGGGTCGACGTGCAGTCGGCGGTCGCCATGCTGGCCCCGTACTGGGGGCTCAACCAACTGCTCGACATCTCCGACGAGCAGGCCCGTGAAGATCTCGCCCGGGTCTCGGTGACCGCGCTCTCCTTCGTCGCGCAGTCCGCCCGGGGCCTCGGCCTGCCGGCCGTGCCGCAGAAGGAGATCGACAAGGCGCAGACAATCGTCGAGCGGTTCATGAAGCGCTGGCGTGGCGAGCCCGACCCCCGCCACGTCAAGGCCGTCGACGCGTACTTCATCTCGGCCGCCGAGCACGGCCTGAACGCCTCCACCTTCACCGCCCGCATCGTCGCCTCCACCGGGGCGGACGCGGCGGCGTGCATCTCCTCCGGCATCGGAGCCCTCTCCGGCCCGCTGCACGGCGGCGCACCGTCCCGGGTGCTCAGCATGCTGGAGGCCGTTGAGCGCAGCGGCGACGCCGAGGGGTACGTCAAGGGCGTCCTCGACCGTGGCGAGCGGCTGATGGGCTTCGGCCACCGGGTCTACCGTGCCGAGGACCCGCGCGCCCGCGTGCTCCGGCGCACCGCCAAGGAGTTGGGCGCGCCGCGCTTCGAGATCGCCGAGGCGCTGGAGAAGGCTGCCCTCGCCGAGTTGCAGGCACGTCGCCCGGACCGGGTGCTCGCCACCAACGTCGAGTTCTGGTCGGCCGTCGTGCTGGACTTCGCCGAGGTGCCGGCGCACATGTTCACCTCGATGTTCACCTGCGCCCGGATGGGCGGCTGGAGCGCGCACATCCTGGAGCAGAAGCGCCTGCAGCGGCTGGTCCGCCCGTCCGCCCGCTACGTCGGCCCGGAGACCCGCAAGCCGTCCGACGTCGAAGGCTGGGCCGCCATCCCCCACGGCGTCTGAGGTGTAAGGAAGGGCCCCTTCTTAACGCCTGGCGTAGAGGAGGGGCCCCTTTCT from Micromonospora profundi harbors:
- a CDS encoding citrate synthase 2 gives rise to the protein MADFKPGLEGVVAFETEIAEPDREGGALRYRGVDIEDLIGQVSFGNVWALLVDGRFGPGLPPAEPFPVPVHSGDIRVDVQSAVAMLAPYWGLNQLLDISDEQAREDLARVSVTALSFVAQSARGLGLPAVPQKEIDKAQTIVERFMKRWRGEPDPRHVKAVDAYFISAAEHGLNASTFTARIVASTGADAAACISSGIGALSGPLHGGAPSRVLSMLEAVERSGDAEGYVKGVLDRGERLMGFGHRVYRAEDPRARVLRRTAKELGAPRFEIAEALEKAALAELQARRPDRVLATNVEFWSAVVLDFAEVPAHMFTSMFTCARMGGWSAHILEQKRLQRLVRPSARYVGPETRKPSDVEGWAAIPHGV